The nucleotide sequence AGCTCGAAGTGTTGTTAATTCATCAAATGCATAGGACATAGATATTCTCGGTGCTAAATATGCTTTTTCCAGAATATTATAATAATCTAATCTTAGACTTGGCTGAAATGTGAGTTGCTCATTGAGCTTAATATTATCCTGAACATAAGCTCTGTAACGATTATAGTATTTAACATCTTTAATGTCATCAAGTGCAGCTCTGAACTGCGGATTAGAATTAAAGACCGCTTCAAGTTCTTCATCGAGATCAAAAGTAAAATCTATTGTAGTCTTCATAAAGTCAGCACCAAATCCTGATTCGATTATGTGATCATTAAGTATGTAAGTAAATTTATCATCAACAGAATATTTTTCATAAAAAAAATCACCACCGAACGAAAATCGTAAAAGATACGGAGCTAATGTATCAGGAATTGTGTTTTCAAAAGCTCCACGATTTAATGAAGGATCCAGTATCTGAGAATCGAAATCTGTTGTACCATTATTTCTGTAATAAGAGACAATTAATTTGTTTAAGGTATTTCGGTTCGGTGCATAATGCCATGCGCTGGATATTAAATCATTGTTGGTAATATTATAAACTCCAACGCTGTCGGGAGTTGTTCTTTCTTCAGCACTGACAACATCTACTGCATCTCTTGATAAAATACCATTGAATAAAAATTTGTGTCCATCGTACGGACCAATTACAATTTTGCCCTGTAAATCATAAAAACTCGGGAAGCTTGTATTCTCATCTACAAGTCCTGCATTCTTGACGAATGGTTCCATAATCAAATCATAATAAGTTCTTCTTGAATTGAACAGCCAGCTTCCTCTTAAGTTAAACGGATTCTTTCCTTCTAAAACTATATTTGCATCGACAATGGAGATATTTACATTACCACTTAAACTCTTAGAAGTAGTTCCTTCGCGGTTCGTTACATCCAGCACGGCAGATAATCTGTCACCATATTTTGCAGGGAATCCTCCCGAAATTAAATCAACATTTTCGACTGCATCAGGATTGAACATACTCACGACACCATAAAGTCTGTAGGGATTGAATACTTCAACGTCATCAAGAATTATTAAATTCTGATCAGGTCCGCTTCCTCTTACAATCAGTTGAGAAGAAAAATCATTTGGTGCAAGTACTCCGGGTAATGATTGAAGCGTTCTGAAAACATCTTCAACAGCACCGGCAAGAATTTTTGCGTCTCTCGGATTAAGATCAATCAGGCTTGTTCTTGTATCTCTTTGATCCTGGCTTTTTACATCAATGACTTCCACATTCTGCAGCTCAATTGCGATTGGCTCAAGCTCAACATTTAATTCAGTTGTCTTATCTGCTTCAATATTTACATCAATGGTTTTTGACTCATATCCAATCAGACTGAATTTAACCTCGTATCTGCCCAACGGAATTCCGATAATCTCATAAGTCCCATCCAGCTTGCTTGCAGTTCCGGTATGAGTATCAAGAATAATTATATTAACGAATGGCAATGCTGATGAACCATCGGAGATTTTCCCTTTCAATTTTCCATTCTGCGCAAAAGAAATTGAGGAAAGAAAAATCAGAAGCAATATGAAAGAAATAATTTTCAACAAGTCTTAATTAACAATTCTAAAATTATTTAACTATAACAAAATCGGGTGGTAAATAAGTAGCTGAAAAGGTAATAACTCAATTGATATAAAACGAGAAAAGCCCGGAATAAAACCCCGATATAAATTTCCTGGAAACTTGTACCGTTTGTGTGAAAAGTAAAATTGCTTCTGCAGCGAATGTATGTGGTGAATGTATCAAATATTGTAAAGAGACCGACTGAAAATTCAGGACTGATACCCTGATTAGTATCAAAGTTTGAGTAGAGAGTTATCCCGGGTGATACAAATTCTAAACCCGGAACTTCGAAAATTTTTTTATAACCTGCACGAAGATACCCCGGGTCTTCCAAATTAAAAATATAACTGTACTCGATAGAAATAAAACCTGATGGATAGTTTAAACTTTTAGAACGAAATGATATAATTGGAATTTCTTTTGTCAAACTAAAATAATTTTGCTGTGATACTGCTACAAAGCTGGGATATGGAATCAGCAACATCGACGAACCGAATAAACAGATCGTAAGAAGATCAGAGCCTTCTTTAATTTTTGGTTCAAACGGTATATCAAAATCAAATACTTCACTTGTATCTATTGACCCCAATTTAGTTTCTGTTATTATAACAAAATTTACTACGGTATCAATGAATGCAAGATCATTTATAATAATTTCAGCTTTATGCAGATCTACATAATTTGCTGACACTGTGTATTCATATTTTTCTTCTAAAACAACTTTTGATTTGCACACTTCGCTTGTATAAAAGGAAAGTTTAAAGGTGTATGGTAACTCCCGCGTGCAATAAGCATCTATCAGATAAACCTCAATTGAATCTGTTTGACCAAATGATATATTTGAACAAGCAAGTATTAAAATCAGAAATATTGTTCGGGTGAATTTCATTCTTTATATAAATAAAAAGTTACTTCTCTCAAATTTATAAAAATCGAATGTCAGTTTAATACCTTTTTATCATACATAAATAAATCTAGTGTGACTTCATTTCAGGATAAAATATTAATGATACTAATTGTATGAACAAATTTGTTCAATGTGAATTGAACGGATTATACCCAATCACAATGACTATGATTCGCATAAACTTTTGTTGTATATTTAAATGTTCGTTCTTCGGGTTGTCTTGATCATTAAAAATCTTCCACTGCGCCAGGCGCGAAAATCGTTAGCTGTATGTTTTAAACAGCATTTTATTAACTCATCATAATAAATCGATTAGTAATATGTTCACTCATTTTGATGACAAAGAAAAAGCCGTCCTTTATCCACCAGACAGACGGTTATTCATAGGTCCGAAACCTCATGTTTTTTTAATTGCTGGTATTTTGTTTTTAGCAACGGTCGGAGTTGCATGGTTACAATATTTATTTAATGGTTTGCCCGCAGATCCTTCTGTAAAATTACTTTCAATTCCTGAAACAGGTCCCACAGGTTTTCCAATCTGGATAATACTTTGTCATTGGGTAAATTTTTTCTTTATTGTAATTCTGGTAAGAAGCGGATTATCAATTTTAATGGATCATCCCCGACTATATTTTAACAATGGATGTGTACCGGGAAGTGAGTGGATAAAATTTACACCTGTAAAAGTACCTACTGATAGATTGTGGACAGCAAAAGATGATGCTCGTTATATAAGTCCACTCATTGGTTTGCCCGGATATCGACACACAGTAGGCATTGCCCGCGGATGGCATTTTATTCATGTTCCGTTTTTTGTATTGAACGGAGTGATATTCGTAATATTATTATTATTTGCAAGTGATCAATGGCAAAGAGTAGTGCCAACATCATGGCAAATTATTCCAGATGCATGGAGTGTGTTTGTACATTATGCTACGTTTCATATGCCAATAGAACCAAATGGATTTTATTATTATAACGCACTACAAAAAATTTCTTACTTTGGTGTAATATTTATTCTAGCTCCGACCGCTATGCTGAGTGGTATGTGTATGTCACCTGCAATAGAAAATCGATTTCACTGGCTGCCAAAATTATTCATCAATCGTCAGGGTGCCAGATCAGTGCATTTTCTGGTAATGTTTAGTTATGTGATTTTTACAATTATTCATGTTAGTATGGTAGCAGCAACCGGTTTGGTTAGAAATATGAATCATATCACACTGGGAACAGACAACGTATCAGATCCTACAGGACTTTATATCGGATTAATTATCATTGGTTTTACAGCAGGATTTTGTGTGTATGCTCATTGGGTATCATGGAACAAACCGCGTTGGGTTCAAAAGAATGGTTCTCTTGTCAACGAAAAATTATGGGAGGCTACTATTAATCGTTTAAAGCCTGTCCAACATTTTGAAAAAAAAGATATAACTAATTACTTTTGGCCAAATGGTAAATTGCCCACTTCTGATAAATGGAAAAAACTTGCAGTAAATAATTTTAAAGATTATAAACTAAAAGTTGGAGGTTTGGTAGAAAACCCGGTCGAATTATCATTAGATGACATGAAAAAACTTGCAGAGGATCAAACCATAACGATGCATCACTGCATTCAGGGCTGGTCAGGAATTGCACAATGGAGAGGGCTATCTATTAAAACGCTTGTGGAATTGGTAAAGCCACATCCATCAGTTAAAACAGTTGCGTTTTATTCATTCGGAGAAGGATTATTTGGTGGAGTTTATTATGATACTCACACACTGGATAATTGTCTGAAGCCCGGTGCATTGTTAGCATGGGAAATGAATTATGAACCACTACCTGAAGTTTATGGAGCTCCACTCCGATTAAGAATTGAAAATCAATTAGGATACAAAATGGTAAAATGGATTGAACGGATTGAGTTTGTGGAAACACATAAAACTTTGGGAAAAGGCTTTGGTGGTAAAAATGAAGATGATGAATATTTTGATCTGCTTGCCAATACATAATAAGAGACTCCTGAAAAGTTTTAGTTTGTCATATTGAACGACCTGCCTGCCGGTAAGGCAGGAGTGAAATATCTTGTTTTAAATTGAAAAGAGTGACACATTAATAATAATTCAGAAGTCTCAATGACTTATTCACAAAGCAGACGGATAAAATAAAATATAAAACTATTTAACTCACGCTTTGCTAATAAACTTTAAGATAACAAATTTCAGTCAAACGGTTTTCCTTTCTTTTTGAAATGTATAAAACAAGAATAACAGCACTGCTCAGAAAACTAAAACTAATGCATTACAGTGATCGGATGAATTTCTATTATCAGAAATATAGAAACCGATCCATTAACAGGATATTTAAAGAAAAAAATCCGGATGTGGTTCTTCCACCTGATTATATGATTTATGAATCTTTTCAGATGAACTATGAAAATTATTTCAATGACAGTCTTGACACAGCAAAATGGCTTATCAGCTATTTTGAAAATTATATCAGCTTAAAAAATATTAGGCTACTTGAATGGGGCTGTGGTCCGGCAAGAATTATTCGTCATCTTCCAAAATTGCTGGACAACACTTGTGAAATTTATGGATCAGATTACAATCACGAAACGATTGGGTGGTGTGAAAAAAATATTTCCGGAATTGATTTTTCAAAAAACAATCTTGAACCACCCCTCAAATTTCCAAACAACTTCTTTGATATTATTTATGCAACATCTGTCTTCACACATTTATCAGAAGAAATGCACTACGCTTGGCTGAATGAATTAAAAAGAGTATGCAAAACTAATGGAATAATTTTTCTGACTACACACGGAGATAATTGCAAGCCAAAATTATCGGCTGATGAATTGAAAATTTTTGAATCGGGAAAACTTGTTATCAGAGGAAATGTTAAGGAAGGACACAGAACATTTGCTGCATAT is from Ignavibacteriota bacterium and encodes:
- a CDS encoding TonB-dependent receptor codes for the protein MKGKISDGSSALPFVNIIILDTHTGTASKLDGTYEIIGIPLGRYEVKFSLIGYESKTIDVNIEADKTTELNVELEPIAIELQNVEVIDVKSQDQRDTRTSLIDLNPRDAKILAGAVEDVFRTLQSLPGVLAPNDFSSQLIVRGSGPDQNLIILDDVEVFNPYRLYGVVSMFNPDAVENVDLISGGFPAKYGDRLSAVLDVTNREGTTSKSLSGNVNISIVDANIVLEGKNPFNLRGSWLFNSRRTYYDLIMEPFVKNAGLVDENTSFPSFYDLQGKIVIGPYDGHKFLFNGILSRDAVDVVSAEERTTPDSVGVYNITNNDLISSAWHYAPNRNTLNKLIVSYYRNNGTTDFDSQILDPSLNRGAFENTIPDTLAPYLLRFSFGGDFFYEKYSVDDKFTYILNDHIIESGFGADFMKTTIDFTFDLDEELEAVFNSNPQFRAALDDIKDVKYYNRYRAYVQDNIKLNEQLTFQPSLRLDYYNILEKAYLAPRISMSYAFDELTTLRAVWGLYYQSPGYEKFFDQGTLYDLSDRYTSTLVAERAVHYVLGIERWLSGEWSTRVEGYYKDFDNLYRPQKLQGDRFYTEPIPGKDPRYSSGWTLPATFSGDSLTQIPVNSAFGEAYGFEFFLSKKNTFYESRFSGWVSYALAFANRYEDEIKYPFNFDQRHTVNVVLNYQINSWLELGVRWQFGSGFPISQPAGVKPRIILTDQDLDGIPETPVIATRNINPDGDNPVIFDVDFADKKLNSRKPEYHRLDLRINAFADWWDLDWVIYLDVINVYNHSNVVGYDYFVNDDLTLGRETTTMLPIIPTLGFSVRF
- a CDS encoding molybdopterin-dependent oxidoreductase encodes the protein MFTHFDDKEKAVLYPPDRRLFIGPKPHVFLIAGILFLATVGVAWLQYLFNGLPADPSVKLLSIPETGPTGFPIWIILCHWVNFFFIVILVRSGLSILMDHPRLYFNNGCVPGSEWIKFTPVKVPTDRLWTAKDDARYISPLIGLPGYRHTVGIARGWHFIHVPFFVLNGVIFVILLLFASDQWQRVVPTSWQIIPDAWSVFVHYATFHMPIEPNGFYYYNALQKISYFGVIFILAPTAMLSGMCMSPAIENRFHWLPKLFINRQGARSVHFLVMFSYVIFTIIHVSMVAATGLVRNMNHITLGTDNVSDPTGLYIGLIIIGFTAGFCVYAHWVSWNKPRWVQKNGSLVNEKLWEATINRLKPVQHFEKKDITNYFWPNGKLPTSDKWKKLAVNNFKDYKLKVGGLVENPVELSLDDMKKLAEDQTITMHHCIQGWSGIAQWRGLSIKTLVELVKPHPSVKTVAFYSFGEGLFGGVYYDTHTLDNCLKPGALLAWEMNYEPLPEVYGAPLRLRIENQLGYKMVKWIERIEFVETHKTLGKGFGGKNEDDEYFDLLANT
- a CDS encoding class I SAM-dependent methyltransferase, which translates into the protein MYKTRITALLRKLKLMHYSDRMNFYYQKYRNRSINRIFKEKNPDVVLPPDYMIYESFQMNYENYFNDSLDTAKWLISYFENYISLKNIRLLEWGCGPARIIRHLPKLLDNTCEIYGSDYNHETIGWCEKNISGIDFSKNNLEPPLKFPNNFFDIIYATSVFTHLSEEMHYAWLNELKRVCKTNGIIFLTTHGDNCKPKLSADELKIFESGKLVIRGNVKEGHRTFAAYQPPEFMRKLFSEVEILEHSTRSPEGNYIPQDVWIVRKK